In Acanthopagrus latus isolate v.2019 chromosome 16, fAcaLat1.1, whole genome shotgun sequence, one DNA window encodes the following:
- the LOC119004498 gene encoding SLIT and NTRK-like protein 3, producing MQWVALAVALGCVCLSRASHTPTPTPTSTHTPLVDNSEEEVDEPCFEPCTCEVKEGVLHVHCDGRSFTNVSQVSQSWVRPFKLNLQRNSLRRLYSNGFQHLGNAVSINLGNNALQDIRVGAFNGLAKLRRLYLHENKLEVFRNDTFAGLEALEYLQADYNVIKRIDSGALRFLYKLRVLILNDNLIPVLPAHLFRSVSLTHLDLRGNRLKSLAYAGTLEYVGRSLMELQLEENPWNCGCEAVQLQQWLGQIPYTAVVGDVTCEYPFHLHGKDLREIPRKELCADLPDKELQAEGGAPSAGSQPQHLPPNSKPPGRVRPTKPSSMVHGSRQNTHTSSTSSSSSSAERKDRERHPRPTKRPRPSRISPTPRSHNQNPPVAGYQTRPPIPIICPIGCTCNLHMTDLGLTVNCKEYGFQNVSQLTPRPLNGRKLYLSGNLIQRIYRTDFWNFSSLDLLHLGNNRISYLQEGAFSSLTSLRSLYLNGNNLERLSPHMFLGLQNLRYLYFEYNEIREVDPGTFDSMPSLQLLFLNANLLRSLPLGVFSGVNLARLNLRNNHLLQLPMAGVLEHLTGLVQVDLQQNPWECNCEAAPLKRWLEGLSAVVVMGEVVCHSPEKTKGVDLRSLSMELLCPELEPQEDQQHEEQTATSTAADSGVSVGYPGSGLGPLIPPGKDSIPLSVLVLSLLVLFVSAFFAAAALIAYALRRRDKLPFRRQGEVDLAGIQMECGIFTEQTHHHHHHHHGLPETPPLPPPEHNHVYDTILPPEAASKGPNPAAASHMCSNPIYKEEQDAAVTQRQQQQQQQQQQTFAASKESEGGYCPAAEKEREWTLEVSSSPINTITGAMGPLAGLHGNGILCPTVIDSQGPTPKVELVDCLFRLPAPEFRDLPDRYARPPPRYPHPQDSKQDARPDQALVVTTASSTAGGGNSGQSEQGAGEQRARLRTTPDYMEVLDRSYQF from the exons aTGCAGTGGGTCGCTCTGGCAGTGGCcctggggtgtgtgtgtctgtcccgGGCGTCGCACACCCCCACCCCTACccccacctccacacacacccctctgGTGGACAACTCCGAGGAGGAAGTGGACGAGCCGTGCTTCGAGCCGTGCACGTGCGAGGTCAAAGAAGGCGTGCTGCACGTGCACTGCGATGGGCGGAGCTTCACTAATGTCAGCCAG GTGTCACAGTCGTGGGTCCGCCCTTTCAAACTCAACCTCCAGAGGAACTCTCTGAGGCGTCTCTATAGCAACGGGTTTCAGCACCTTGGCAACGCAGTGTCGATAAACCTTGGCAACAATGCGCTCCAGGACATCCGAGTGGGAGCTTTCAACGGTTTGGCCAAACTGAGACGTCTGTACCTCCACGAGAACAAGCTGGAGGTCTTCAGAAACGATACGTTCGCCGGCCTGGAGGCCCTGGAGTACCTCCAG GCTGACTACAACGTGATCAAACGAATCGACAGCGGCGCTCTGAGGTTCCTGTACAAGCTCCGGGTGCTCATCCTCAACGACAACCTGATCCCTGTCCTGCCTGCTCATCTGTTCAG ATCTGTGTCTCTGACTCATCTGGACCTGCGGGGGAATCGTCTGAAGAGCCTGGCATATGCTGGGACCCTGGAGTATGTTGGTCGCTCCctgatggagctgcagctggaggagaatcCCTGGAACTGTGGCTGCGAGGCAGTGCAGCTACAGCAGTGGCTGGGTCAGATCCCCTACACGGCTGTAGTCGGGGACGTTACCTGTGAATATCCCTTCCACCTTCACGGCAAGGACCTGAGAGAAATCCCCCGTAAGGAGCTCTGTGCTGACCTCCCCGATAAAGAGCTGCAAGCGGAGGGAGGCGCACCATCAGCAGGATCACAGCCCCAACATTTGCCCCCAAACTCTAAACCCCCTGGGCGAGTCAGGCCCACTAAACCCTCCTCCATGGTTCATGGCTCCCGCCAGAACACTCACACTTCCTCCACTTCATCGTCTTCTTCCTCAGCCGAGcgtaaagacagagagaggcaccCGAGGCCGACTAAAAGGCCTCGGCCCTCCAGAATATCCCCCACGCCTCGCAGTCACAACCAGAATCCGCCTGTCGCTGGCTACCAGACACGACCCCCCATCCCCATCATTTGTCCCATTGGCTGCACTTGCAACCTGCACATGACAGACCTGGGCCTGACCGTCAACTGCAAGGAGTATGGCTTCCAGAACGTGTCCCAGCTCACGCCTCGGCCCCTCAACGGCCGCAAGCTGTACCTGAGCGGGAACTTAATCCAGAGGATCTACCGCACGGACTTCTGGAACTTCTCCAGCCTCGATCTGCTTCACCTGGGGAACAACCGCATCTCCTACCTCCAGGAGGGGGCCTTCTCCAGCCTGACGAGCCTGAGGAGCCTCTACCTGAACGGGAACAACCTGGAGCGGCTTAGCCCCCACATGTTCCTCGGGCTGCAGAATCTGAG GTACCTTTATTTTGAGTACAACGAGATCCGCGAGGTCGACCCTGGAACCTTCGACTCCATGCCGTCCCTCCAGCTGTTGTTCCTGAACGCCAACCTGCTGCGGAGCCTCCCCCTCGGCGTCTTTTCCGGAGTTAATCTCGCGCGACTCAACCTGAGAAACAACCACCTCCTGCAGCTTCCCATGGCGGGCGTGCTGGAGCACCTCACCGGCCTGGTGCAG GTGGACCTGCAGCAGAACCCGTGGGAGTGCAACTGTGAAGCGGCACCACTCAAGCGTTGGCTGGAGGGGCTCAGCgcggtggtggtgatgggagAGGTGGTCTGCCATTCCCCGGAAAAGACCAAAGGCGTGGACCTGCGCTCCCTCTCCATGGAGCTGCTCTGCCCTGAGCTGGAGCCCCAGGAGGACCAGCAGCACGAGGAGCAGACGGCCACCTCCACAGCCGCAGACAGCGGTGTATCGGTTGGCTACCCCGGCTCAGGGCTGGGGCCCCTGATCCCTCCGGGGAAGGATTCAATCCCGCTGTCGGTGTTAGTGCTCAGCCTGCTGGTGTTGTTTGTGTCGGCATTCTTTGCGGCAGCGGCACTAATCGCCTACGCCCTGAGGAGGAGGGACAAGCTGCCGTTCCGTCGCCAGGGAGAGGTAGACCTGGCCGGCATCCAGATGGAGTGTGGAATCTTCACCGAGCAGacgcaccaccaccaccaccatcaccacggCCTCCCGGAGACGCCGCCTCTACCTCCGCCGGAGCACAACCACGTCTACGACACCATCTTGCCCCCGGAGGCTGCGTCGAAGGGTCCGAACCCCGCCGCGGCCTCGCACATGTGTAGCAACCCCATCTACAAGGAGGAGCAGGATGCAGCGGTGACacagcgacagcagcagcagcaacagcagcagcagcagacgttTGCAGCTTCcaaagagagcgagggaggatactgtcctgcagcagagaaggagagggagtgGACTCTGGAGGTGTCCTCGTCCCCCATCAACACCATCACAGGAGCAATGGGACCGCTCGCCGGCCTCCATGGGAACGGCATCCTCTGCCCCACAGTGATCGACAGCCAAGGCCCCACGCCTAAGGTCGAACTGGTGGACTGCCTCTTCAGACTCCCTGCCCCCGAGTTCAGAGACCTGCCAGACAGGTACGCGAGGCCACCGCCCCGCTACCCTCACCCGCAGGACTCCAAACAAGACGCCCGACCCGACCAAGCGCTCGTGGTCACCACCGCCAGCTCCACGGCCGGCGGTGGGAACAGCGGCCAGAGCGAGCagggagcaggagagcagagagccaGACTGAGGACCACACCGGACTACATGGAGGTGCTGGACCGCTCCTACCAGTTTTAA